CAACCGGTTGCGTTCCTGCACGTCGCCGCCTTCCAGCGCGCGGCGCTCCGCGGCCAGGTGCGCGTCGATGCGGCGGTAGTCCGCCGCCGTTGCCCGCGCCACGAACTCGCGCGCGAGCGCCGCTTCCAGGATGCGCCGTACGGCATAGACCTCGCGCGCCTCGTTCGCGTCCGGCTTGCTCACGAAGGCGCCCTTGTCCGGCACGATGTTGATCAGCTTGTCCTTGGACAGCATCAGCAGCGCGGCGCGGATCTTGGTCCGGCTGACCTGATACACCCCCGCCAGCGCCTCTTCGCGCAGCCGTGTGCCCGGCGGCAGCTTGTGCGCGACGATGGCCGCCGAGATTTCCTTGGCGATATCGTCGGCGCTGGGGTCGGGGCGGACTTCCTGGGACATGTTGGGGCAGGAGAGGGACAGGGCCGGTCAGTCTAGCAAATGGGCAGGCCCGGCGGTGACGGGGCCTGCCGGACCGGGCCTAGCGCGCCGCCGCCAGCGCGCCCATCGCCTGCCGCATGAACGACAGGGTGGCGTCATCGGTCCAGGTGCCGGCGGTGAGTTCGGGTTCGTTCATCAGCGCCTGGCGGAATTTCGCCTGGGTGGCGGGGTCGTTGCCGGCATAGCTGCGGAACAGGTCCAGCCAGCGCCGGGCCAGCGCCAGCGCCGTGGCCGAGTCCGGCGCCGCGCCCGCGTCGAGCGCGTCGCGCACGTCGGCCATCAGCTCGGGCCATTCGCCGATGCGATCGCCGTAATGCTCACGCATGTAGCGCGCCTCGTCCGCGGTGAGGTACTTCTCGTAGATCCGCAGCTTGCTTTCCGAGAAGGCCTGCAGCACGTAGTCGCGCAAGGCCGGCGAGACGCCCATGTGCGCCTGCATCGCGGGCTCCCGTTCGTGCATCCGGTTCAGCTTGACCAGCAGGCGCGGGTCGCGATTGGTGTCGCGCAGCAGCAAGGTCATCCAGCGCAACGCCAATTCGCGCGGTCGCGCCTCTTCGGGTGCGGCGCCGGCATCGATCTGCGCCTGCACCTCCTTGATCAGCGCGAGCCAGTCCGCGTCGCCATCCTGGCTGCTGCGGTACATGGGCAGGCGGGCCAGTTCATCGGGGGAAAAATACTTGTCGTACATGGTCATGAGTTCCAGAGTGGTGAGCCAATCGGCCAGCTCCGGCTCCTTGCCTTGCGCCAACTGGCCCTGCAGCTGGGCGAGACGCTCGCGCAGCCGGGAGGCTTGCTGGATCTGGCGGTCGAGCATCGCGATCTGCCTGGCGATGATTTCGTCCATGGGAGTGTCGGGCTGGTCCAGATAAGCGCCGATTTCAGCCAGCGGCAATCCGAAGCGGCGCAGCGCCTGGATCTGATGCAGCCGGGCAATGTCGTCGCGGCCATACAGCCGATAGCCGTTGTCGGCGCGCGCCGAAGGCGTGAGCAGCCCGATCGCGTGATAGTGGTGCAGCGTGCGGACGGTCAGTCCGCTGCGCTTGGCCAGTTCTCCTACTTTCAGTTGCACGGCATTCCTCCTGTTGATGGCGCGGAACGAACTCTGGGACATGACGTTGCGTGAGGGTCAAGCCTGTTGGCGGCTCCTGGCGGACCCGGCCAGCAGCGCGACCGCCGCAATCGCCAGGGGAATGAATGACACCCACAGCACCGTGGCCCAGTCGTACGCGGCCAGCAGGCCGCCCGATGCGAAGGAGCCGACCGCCATGGTGCCGAAGATGATGAAGTCATTGAGCGACTGCACCCGGGTCCTTTCCTCGGGCCGATGGCATTCCAGCACCAGCGCCGACGCGCCCACGAAGCCGAAGTTCCAGCCCAGGCCCAGCAGGATCAACGTGACCCAGAAATGCGCCACGTCGATCCCCGTGAGGCCGATGGCCGCGGACAGGCCGGTGAGCGCCAGGCCCGCCGTGACGATGCGTCCGGCGCCGAAACGCGTGATGAGGCGTCCGGTGAAGAAGCTGGGGCCGTACATGGCGATGACGTGCCATTGCAGGCCCAGGTTGGCGCTTTCCTGCGAATGGCCGCAAAGATGCATGGCCAGCGGCGCGGCGGTCATCAGGAAATTCATCAGCAAGTAGGAGACGGCGCCGCAGACCACGGCCGTGATGAAGCGCGGTTGGCGCGCGATCAAGCCCAGCGGCCGTCCGCCCGCGACTTCGGCCGCGCTGGGCATGGGCAGGTGCACGCCCAGCAGGACCAGGGCCGAGATCGCCGCGACCGCGGCCTGCACAAGATAGGTTGCCGCGAACATGTGGACCGGCCACAGGTACATCGTATATGTGACCAGTTGCGGGCCGACCACGCCGGCCAGCACGCCGCCGCCCATCACGAAGGACAGGGCGCGGGCGCGCCGGGCGGGAGACACGCCGTCGGCCGCCGCGAAGCGGAACGACAGCACGACGGCGGCGTACGCGCCGCCGAAGAAGGTACCCAGGCAGAACAGCCAGAACGAGCTCAGCACGATGGCGGCGGCGGCCAGCAGACCCACGAGCACGCCGCAGGCCGTGCCGGCGAGAAAGGCGGCACGGCGGCCGTAACGCCGGGCGATGGCGCCCATGGGCAGGATGCAGGCGGCCATGCCGACCACGAAGAGGGAAATGGGCAGGGTCGCCAGCGCCTTGTCCGGCGCCAGCATGTCGCCGACGATGGCGCCGGTGGCGTAGACCACGACGGCGTTGGCGCCTGCCAGCGCCTGGGCGATCGTCAGCCGGGCGATGTTGCCGCGCTGCGCCTGGGGCGAGAGTTCAGCGCTGGGCGCGGCCGATGGCGCCGGGGTTGATGCGGACAAGTGGGTCTCCTCGAGGATTGCGGTTTTAGTTGCTATGGGTAGCGGTTTGCCATGTGCGGCGTCGTTCCCGCGCGGCGTCCATGGTCAGGACCACGCGGAACTTCGCTTCGCCGGACTTCAGGCGCAGCAAGGCGTCGGCTGCGCGTTCCAGGGGTAGAGTCTCGACCATGGGCAGCGCCTCTGCAAGTACGCTGAAGTTCAGCGCTTTTTCAGTTTCCCAGGGCGTGCCGGTCATGGACCCGGCAACGGTCCGCTCGCCGCCCACCAGAAAGCCCGGAGGCACCGCCAGCGGGACGCGGCCCACGCCCAGCAACATCGTGCGGCCTTGCGGAGCCAGTCCGCGCATGGCCTCGGACACGGCCTGCGTGTCGGTGATGGTGGCGATCAGCGCTTGTGCGCCGCCCATGCCGAGGAGCCGTTGCGCGGCGTCTTCCCCGTTGCTGTCGATGTAGACATGGGCGCCCAGGCGCAAGGCGTCAGCGGCTATGTCGCAGCCCCGGCCGATGGCTACAACCTTCATGCCCATGCGGCGGGCGTATTGCAGCGCCATGTGGCCCAGGCCGCCTATGCCCAGCACGGCGACGAGATCGCCGGCCTGCGCCCCGCATTTCCTGAGCGCGTTGAAGGTGGCGATGCCGGCGCAGAGTATCGGGGCGGCTTGTATGGCGTCGAGCTCGTCGGGTATGGCAACCAGTCCGGTCGTCCGGGCCAGCATCAGTTCGGCATAGCCGCCGTCCTGGGTGACGCCGACTACCGGTTGATTCGTGCACAGATTGAAGAGGCCTTGGCGGCATTGCGCGCAGGTACTGCAATGACCGCCCAGGCGTCCCACGCCGACGCGTTGGCCGATGTTCCAGTGGGCGTCGACGCCCGCGCCGAGCGCGGCGACGCGCCCGACGGCTTCGTGGCCGGGGATGCGCGGCCGTTGCAGCGCCGGATTGTCGATATCGGCCGCGTCGGCGCCACAGACGCCGCAAGCTTCGATA
The sequence above is drawn from the Achromobacter xylosoxidans genome and encodes:
- a CDS encoding MFS transporter codes for the protein MSASTPAPSAAPSAELSPQAQRGNIARLTIAQALAGANAVVVYATGAIVGDMLAPDKALATLPISLFVVGMAACILPMGAIARRYGRRAAFLAGTACGVLVGLLAAAAIVLSSFWLFCLGTFFGGAYAAVVLSFRFAAADGVSPARRARALSFVMGGGVLAGVVGPQLVTYTMYLWPVHMFAATYLVQAAVAAISALVLLGVHLPMPSAAEVAGGRPLGLIARQPRFITAVVCGAVSYLLMNFLMTAAPLAMHLCGHSQESANLGLQWHVIAMYGPSFFTGRLITRFGAGRIVTAGLALTGLSAAIGLTGIDVAHFWVTLILLGLGWNFGFVGASALVLECHRPEERTRVQSLNDFIIFGTMAVGSFASGGLLAAYDWATVLWVSFIPLAIAAVALLAGSARSRQQA
- a CDS encoding alcohol dehydrogenase catalytic domain-containing protein; amino-acid sequence: MTRVPSTYRAIRTTAPGRLEFVELPTPEPGPGEVLLRIEACGVCGADAADIDNPALQRPRIPGHEAVGRVAALGAGVDAHWNIGQRVGVGRLGGHCSTCAQCRQGLFNLCTNQPVVGVTQDGGYAELMLARTTGLVAIPDELDAIQAAPILCAGIATFNALRKCGAQAGDLVAVLGIGGLGHMALQYARRMGMKVVAIGRGCDIAADALRLGAHVYIDSNGEDAAQRLLGMGGAQALIATITDTQAVSEAMRGLAPQGRTMLLGVGRVPLAVPPGFLVGGERTVAGSMTGTPWETEKALNFSVLAEALPMVETLPLERAADALLRLKSGEAKFRVVLTMDAARERRRTWQTATHSN
- a CDS encoding GntR family transcriptional regulator, which translates into the protein MSQEVRPDPSADDIAKEISAAIVAHKLPPGTRLREEALAGVYQVSRTKIRAALLMLSKDKLINIVPDKGAFVSKPDANEAREVYAVRRILEAALAREFVARATAADYRRIDAHLAAERRALEGGDVQERNRLLGHFHILLAEAVGNSVLTGMLRELSARSAVITVLYQSSHDASCSSQEHHAFIEAARAGDADRACALMDAHLEHVQTALDFKNGGRSGGDLVSALLS
- a CDS encoding MerR family transcriptional regulator; this translates as MQLKVGELAKRSGLTVRTLHHYHAIGLLTPSARADNGYRLYGRDDIARLHQIQALRRFGLPLAEIGAYLDQPDTPMDEIIARQIAMLDRQIQQASRLRERLAQLQGQLAQGKEPELADWLTTLELMTMYDKYFSPDELARLPMYRSSQDGDADWLALIKEVQAQIDAGAAPEEARPRELALRWMTLLLRDTNRDPRLLVKLNRMHEREPAMQAHMGVSPALRDYVLQAFSESKLRIYEKYLTADEARYMREHYGDRIGEWPELMADVRDALDAGAAPDSATALALARRWLDLFRSYAGNDPATQAKFRQALMNEPELTAGTWTDDATLSFMRQAMGALAAAR